Proteins encoded in a region of the Xylanibacillus composti genome:
- a CDS encoding AraC family transcriptional regulator — MITLHSAYSHDYDIHWQLQEAPTPYNIFLFLTSGELEYRVNGERVLLQKDDVLFIPQGALRSGKAIDYHHRYVAHFQYDSADEIIPLLEQKQHRKVHVHHAAYLKQRFAQLNQQWMSKQPYYEAVCHGIMMEMLSLYNREADTDWVSSRQLSLTNEVRDYILKHYRKTIRMSDLANLTGRTPNYISTVFKEITGQSPIAYQQAVRIGEAREMLLNTERTVGEVAEYLGYSDPFYFHRVFKKLTGMSPSAFAKEYRS, encoded by the coding sequence GTGATAACGCTCCATTCCGCATATTCTCATGACTATGACATTCACTGGCAGCTGCAAGAAGCGCCGACACCGTACAATATCTTTTTATTTCTGACTTCCGGGGAGCTCGAATATAGGGTGAACGGCGAACGGGTTCTCCTGCAAAAGGATGACGTGCTGTTCATCCCGCAAGGCGCGCTGCGCAGCGGAAAAGCGATCGATTACCATCATCGGTATGTGGCACATTTCCAATATGATTCCGCTGACGAAATCATTCCGCTTCTTGAACAGAAACAGCATCGCAAAGTTCACGTCCATCACGCCGCATACTTGAAGCAGCGATTCGCTCAATTGAACCAGCAGTGGATGAGCAAGCAGCCTTATTATGAGGCAGTCTGTCACGGTATCATGATGGAGATGCTCAGCCTTTACAATCGGGAGGCAGACACAGATTGGGTATCCTCCCGCCAGCTTTCGCTGACGAATGAAGTACGCGATTACATCCTGAAGCATTACCGAAAGACGATAAGGATGTCTGATTTGGCCAATCTTACCGGACGAACACCGAACTACATTAGCACGGTATTCAAAGAAATTACCGGTCAATCGCCGATTGCCTATCAGCAAGCCGTTCGAATCGGGGAAGCGAGAGAAATGCTGTTGAATACAGAACGAACTGTCGGGGAAGTTGCCGAGTATTTGGGGTATAGCGATCCATTTTACTTTCACCGGGTGTTCAAGAAGCTGACGGGCATGTCTCCCTCTGCATTCGCCAAGGAATATCGCTCCTGA
- a CDS encoding alpha-amylase family protein, which translates to MSTEERLAFWKRPFRLFQPNLRKIDAKNMKVEELVDQAASFGANVMLINGGGIVAWYPTDHPYQTVNEYMDFDYLGEVLQAAHARGMKVLVRMDVSKSFPRVLEEHPDWFRRTRDGEVPTHWDMLQTCPSGPYWEEYNFKVVGELLERYEIDGIFYNAYNYNRCYCQRCKQKFLQATGYEIPENENWDDPAWRAFVQYRYAQLSDYTRRLSAFIAEQSPGTVLTIDTRLTDDEHAGIREAGWHEAEMAKHTACITAEAFNFLDRPFPRWIYWAGEEVKLGSHFSHTAIILSHSKTIFHRRAAQPPAQIGYDLIQIAANGGSPAIAFSGDSQQHDRKALESIRHVMTFLADHAQEYEQMKPIAQVAVVYSKRTVDYYGRERSSERWQHHYRGMYEMMVENHTPFTVLHEARLTEEDLTRYACIALPNIAILSDEAAAELDRYVEGGGRLIVTGETGFYDQDGYPRKEGNILRCLSGFALASPPVKGTYWTIEQADLFSELQDTDLLMGYGDLVAVPTAASTSHTEDLAIVPPLTNTTPEFSYWETTGEHKGLHLLRHGQGGVAYLPWAIDKGYYEMGIDEYRSVIDSLIRDAIGELLMDTDAPRSVEVTIARREAGGFLIHLLNATGRVGGKPLTETIPLHLIRLRIRGSWQEAIALHGAERITLEQKGAYTELVIPKLNLFEAIVLQ; encoded by the coding sequence TTGAGTACGGAAGAACGCCTGGCCTTTTGGAAGCGGCCATTTCGTTTGTTTCAGCCCAATTTGCGCAAAATCGATGCCAAAAACATGAAGGTAGAGGAACTGGTTGATCAGGCGGCATCGTTCGGCGCTAATGTCATGCTGATTAACGGCGGGGGAATCGTTGCCTGGTATCCGACTGACCATCCTTATCAGACAGTGAATGAATATATGGACTTTGATTACTTGGGAGAAGTGCTGCAGGCGGCGCACGCGAGAGGCATGAAGGTGCTGGTCCGCATGGACGTAAGCAAGAGCTTTCCCAGAGTGCTGGAGGAGCATCCGGATTGGTTCAGACGCACCCGTGACGGGGAAGTGCCAACTCATTGGGACATGCTGCAGACCTGCCCTAGCGGTCCATACTGGGAAGAGTACAACTTCAAGGTAGTCGGCGAGCTGCTTGAACGCTACGAGATAGACGGGATTTTCTATAACGCCTACAACTATAATCGCTGCTACTGTCAACGCTGCAAACAGAAGTTCTTGCAAGCGACAGGCTATGAGATCCCGGAGAATGAAAACTGGGATGATCCCGCTTGGCGTGCTTTTGTCCAATATCGATATGCACAACTGTCCGATTACACCAGACGCTTAAGTGCCTTCATTGCCGAACAATCTCCGGGAACCGTACTCACGATCGATACTCGCTTGACGGATGACGAGCATGCCGGGATTCGGGAGGCTGGTTGGCATGAGGCAGAGATGGCCAAGCATACCGCATGCATTACAGCGGAAGCCTTTAACTTTCTGGATCGGCCGTTTCCGCGATGGATTTATTGGGCTGGGGAGGAAGTCAAGCTTGGCAGCCATTTCAGCCATACAGCCATTATTCTCAGTCACTCGAAAACGATCTTTCACCGTAGAGCGGCTCAGCCACCTGCGCAAATCGGATACGATCTGATTCAAATCGCAGCCAACGGCGGGTCGCCCGCTATTGCTTTCAGCGGCGATTCGCAGCAGCATGACAGGAAGGCCCTGGAAAGCATACGACATGTGATGACTTTTCTGGCTGACCATGCGCAGGAATATGAGCAGATGAAGCCAATAGCCCAGGTGGCCGTTGTTTATTCCAAGCGCACCGTCGATTATTACGGGCGAGAGCGTTCCAGCGAGCGCTGGCAGCATCATTATCGCGGGATGTACGAGATGATGGTCGAAAATCATACGCCATTCACCGTGTTGCATGAAGCGAGGCTGACGGAGGAGGATTTAACTCGCTATGCATGCATTGCCCTGCCGAACATAGCCATTCTTAGCGACGAAGCGGCAGCTGAGCTGGATCGGTATGTGGAGGGCGGCGGCCGCCTGATCGTCACAGGCGAAACGGGATTCTATGACCAGGACGGATACCCGCGCAAGGAGGGAAACATACTTCGCTGCCTGTCCGGGTTTGCGTTGGCATCCCCGCCAGTTAAGGGCACCTACTGGACGATTGAGCAAGCCGACTTATTCAGTGAGCTGCAGGATACGGATTTGCTGATGGGATATGGAGATTTGGTAGCTGTACCGACAGCGGCATCGACTTCCCATACAGAAGATTTGGCCATTGTACCGCCACTGACTAACACGACACCTGAATTTTCATACTGGGAAACGACCGGGGAGCACAAAGGCTTGCACCTACTCCGCCACGGTCAGGGAGGCGTTGCTTATTTGCCGTGGGCGATCGACAAAGGCTACTACGAGATGGGCATCGATGAGTACCGCTCGGTGATAGACAGCCTCATTCGTGATGCTATAGGGGAGTTGCTTATGGATACAGATGCTCCTCGTTCGGTAGAGGTGACGATTGCCCGGCGGGAAGCAGGAGGCTTCTTGATCCATTTGCTCAATGCTACGGGGCGCGTGGGAGGAAAGCCGCTTACCGAGACCATTCCTTTGCATCTCATTCGTCTTCGGATTCGGGGGAGTTGGCAGGAAGCTATTGCCTTGCATGGTGCAGAACGAATAACGCTGGAGCAAAAAGGAGCATATACAGAGCTTGTCATTCCGAAGCTAAACTTGTTCGAAGCCATCGTGTTGCAATAA